A single region of the Fusobacterium varium genome encodes:
- a CDS encoding ABC transporter permease, whose protein sequence is MIKYILKRLAIAALTLLVIVFILYLMLQLMPGTPFNDEKLTEAQMAVVKAKYGLDKPFIVQFFNYLKLMLQGDFGVSYSIQKNMPVSQMLDARLWTSIRIGLQAVVIGVIVGLLLGITAALKKNTWIDTLASILAVIGVSIPSFVFALFFILLFAKELNILPALYNVHQPFVSSIMPTIALSVFTIANIARFTRSEMAEVLGSEYMQLAQSKGLSKGVLIFRHALRNTLIQVVTVLAPLIVGLMTGSLVIEKMFSIPGIGQLLTMGIQVNDYNVIMACAFVYSLMYIIVMLIVDLLYGVIDPRIRIVKGGTNE, encoded by the coding sequence ATGATTAAATATATATTAAAACGTTTAGCCATTGCTGCTTTGACTCTTTTAGTTATAGTTTTTATCTTATATTTGATGCTTCAATTAATGCCTGGAACACCATTTAATGATGAAAAGTTAACAGAGGCTCAAATGGCAGTAGTAAAGGCAAAATATGGGTTGGATAAGCCATTCATAGTACAATTTTTTAACTATCTTAAACTTATGCTTCAAGGTGATTTTGGAGTAAGTTATTCTATTCAAAAAAATATGCCAGTATCTCAAATGTTAGATGCACGTTTATGGACATCTATTCGTATAGGTCTTCAAGCAGTAGTTATTGGAGTTATAGTAGGATTACTACTTGGAATAACAGCAGCATTAAAGAAAAATACATGGATAGATACTTTAGCATCTATATTAGCTGTAATAGGAGTTTCTATTCCATCATTTGTATTTGCACTTTTCTTTATCCTACTATTTGCTAAAGAATTAAATATACTTCCAGCATTATATAATGTGCATCAACCATTTGTTTCTAGTATAATGCCAACAATAGCTCTTTCAGTATTTACAATAGCTAATATAGCACGTTTTACTAGAAGTGAAATGGCAGAGGTATTGGGAAGTGAGTATATGCAACTTGCTCAATCAAAAGGATTAAGTAAGGGAGTTTTAATATTCCGTCACGCTTTAAGAAATACTTTAATACAAGTTGTAACTGTTCTAGCTCCTTTAATTGTTGGACTTATGACAGGATCACTTGTAATAGAAAAGATGTTTTCAATACCAGGAATAGGGCAATTATTAACAATGGGAATACAAGTTAATGACTATAATGTAATTATGGCATGTGCCTTTGTTTATAGTTTAATGTACATTATTGTAATGTTGATAGTAGATCTATTATATGGAGTAATAGACCCACGTATTAGAATTGTGAAAGGAGGAACAAATGAGTAG
- a CDS encoding peptide ABC transporter substrate-binding protein, whose product MKKLKMILSTLFILGTLSGCGGSKEAATITEPKSEPVKSNVVTIANEIELSSMDTSLATDGTSFEAIAAVTEGLYQLDAAGNTIPGMALKEEVSEDGKTHIFTIRDAKWSDGKPVTANDFVFSWRRLADPNTASEYSYMVEVAGIKNAGAVTKGEKPTSELGVTAVDDKTLKVELDYPVPFLNQLVAFPPFYPIREDFYNKYKEQYALTPEAILSNGPFKMVEWNQGANYTMVKNDLYYDADKVKIDGLNFQVVKDVQSAMVAFEQGTVDYVKLTGEMVEQYKDSPEFTNTLGGYLWFVSPNTNVPGLENKNLRLALALSYDKEQIANYLLKDGSIAANFAIPVKLATGPDGKDFRETSPEYLKTDKAKAKEYFEKAKVELGKDQFAYELVFEDTEASKKVAEFLKSEIETTLPGFTINLKQQPKKARLQLMRANKFDLGLTRWGPDYADPMTYLDLWITGSSYNFGEWSNKEYDNLIFETSKGSLTGKPVERWEALKQAERVCMENAAILPVYQTGSAVMIKKDLSGFEFHSVGVPTIYKNIVRK is encoded by the coding sequence ATGAAAAAGTTAAAGATGATTCTTTCAACATTATTTATACTTGGAACACTTTCTGGTTGTGGAGGAAGTAAAGAAGCAGCAACTATAACAGAACCTAAATCTGAACCAGTAAAAAGCAATGTTGTAACTATAGCCAATGAAATAGAGCTTTCATCTATGGATACAAGTTTAGCTACAGATGGAACTTCATTTGAGGCAATAGCAGCAGTAACTGAAGGATTGTATCAATTAGATGCAGCAGGAAATACAATTCCTGGTATGGCACTAAAAGAAGAAGTAAGTGAAGATGGAAAAACACATATTTTTACTATTCGTGATGCAAAATGGAGTGATGGAAAACCAGTAACAGCTAATGATTTTGTTTTCTCATGGAGACGTTTAGCAGATCCTAATACAGCTTCTGAGTATTCTTATATGGTAGAAGTAGCAGGGATAAAAAATGCAGGTGCAGTAACAAAGGGAGAAAAACCAACTTCTGAATTAGGAGTAACAGCAGTAGATGATAAAACTTTAAAGGTAGAATTAGATTATCCAGTACCATTTCTTAATCAGTTAGTGGCATTCCCACCATTTTATCCAATTCGTGAAGATTTTTATAATAAGTATAAAGAACAATATGCACTTACTCCAGAAGCAATCTTATCAAATGGACCATTTAAAATGGTTGAATGGAATCAAGGTGCTAACTATACAATGGTAAAAAATGATCTTTATTACGATGCAGATAAAGTAAAAATAGATGGATTAAACTTCCAAGTAGTTAAAGATGTGCAATCAGCAATGGTTGCTTTTGAACAAGGAACAGTTGATTATGTAAAATTAACTGGAGAGATGGTAGAGCAATATAAAGATTCTCCTGAATTTACAAATACTCTTGGAGGATATTTATGGTTTGTATCTCCTAATACAAATGTACCAGGTTTAGAAAATAAAAATTTACGTTTAGCTTTAGCACTTTCTTATGATAAAGAGCAAATAGCTAATTATCTTTTAAAAGATGGATCAATAGCTGCAAACTTTGCAATTCCAGTAAAATTAGCGACTGGTCCTGATGGAAAAGATTTCCGTGAAACATCTCCAGAATATTTAAAAACAGACAAAGCTAAAGCTAAAGAATACTTTGAAAAAGCTAAAGTTGAACTAGGAAAAGATCAATTTGCTTATGAATTAGTATTTGAAGATACAGAAGCTAGTAAAAAAGTTGCAGAGTTTTTAAAATCAGAAATTGAAACAACTTTACCTGGATTTACAATTAATTTAAAACAACAACCTAAGAAAGCTCGTCTACAATTAATGAGAGCTAATAAATTTGATTTAGGACTTACTCGTTGGGGACCAGACTATGCAGATCCTATGACTTATCTTGATTTATGGATTACAGGTTCATCTTATAACTTTGGAGAATGGTCAAATAAAGAGTATGATAACTTAATCTTTGAAACAAGCAAAGGTTCACTTACAGGAAAACCTGTTGAAAGATGGGAAGCTTTAAAACAAGCTGAAAGAGTTTGTATGGAAAATGCAGCAATATTACCAGTATATCAAACAGGATCAGCTGTTATGATTAAAAAAGATTTAAGTGGATTTGAATTCCACTCAGTAGGAGTTCCTACAATTTATAAAAATATTGTAAGAAAATAG
- a CDS encoding Mrp/NBP35 family ATP-binding protein — MADCKSCPSGSTCTKDKASCGIVNNPLNHIKKVIGIMSGKGGVGKSTVTTLLAKELNRRGYKVGIMDADITGPSIPRLMGMKDQKATGDGENIIPVVSKEGIKVISLNLLIDDENEPVVWRGPVVGGAVKQFWEEVLWGELDYLLIDMPPGTGDVALTVMQSTPINGVVMVSVPQDMVSMIVAKAVNMSKKLNIPVVGVVENMSYILCPECNTKISFNEENGVNDFLAEMGLVLLGELPMTKGIANLTKGEEQGTEKLFAPIADVIIGEVDKL, encoded by the coding sequence ATGGCAGATTGTAAAAGTTGTCCATCAGGAAGCACTTGTACAAAAGACAAAGCAAGTTGTGGTATAGTAAACAACCCATTAAATCATATAAAAAAAGTTATTGGGATAATGAGTGGTAAAGGAGGAGTTGGAAAATCAACAGTTACTACTTTACTAGCAAAAGAGCTTAATAGAAGAGGATACAAAGTAGGGATAATGGATGCTGATATTACAGGACCAAGTATTCCTAGACTTATGGGAATGAAAGATCAAAAAGCTACAGGAGATGGAGAAAATATAATTCCAGTAGTTTCTAAAGAGGGAATAAAAGTAATATCTTTAAACCTTTTAATAGATGATGAAAATGAACCAGTAGTATGGAGAGGTCCAGTTGTTGGAGGAGCAGTTAAACAATTCTGGGAAGAAGTATTATGGGGAGAACTTGATTATCTTCTAATAGATATGCCACCAGGAACAGGAGATGTAGCTCTTACTGTTATGCAATCTACACCAATAAATGGTGTTGTAATGGTATCAGTTCCTCAAGATATGGTATCAATGATTGTTGCTAAAGCTGTAAATATGTCTAAAAAATTAAATATTCCAGTTGTTGGAGTAGTTGAAAATATGAGTTATATTCTATGTCCAGAATGTAATACAAAAATAAGCTTCAATGAAGAAAATGGAGTAAATGATTTCCTAGCTGAAATGGGACTTGTTTTATTAGGAGAACTTCCAATGACTAAGGGAATTGCTAATCTAACTAAGGGAGAAGAGCAAGGAACTGAAAAACTATTTGCACCAATTGCTGATGTTATAATTGGTGAAGTAGATAAATTATAA
- a CDS encoding DUF1858 domain-containing protein, producing the protein MITKDMNILEAVQQYPILAEIFRKHGLGCIGCMIAAGETLGEGISAHGLDADAIIAEANELIAQSK; encoded by the coding sequence ATGATAACTAAAGATATGAATATTTTAGAAGCAGTTCAACAATATCCTATACTAGCTGAAATCTTCAGAAAACATGGATTAGGATGTATCGGATGTATGATCGCAGCTGGAGAAACTTTAGGAGAAGGAATTTCAGCTCACGGATTAGATGCAGATGCTATAATAGCTGAAGCTAATGAACTAATTGCTCAATCTAAATAG
- a CDS encoding KpsF/GutQ family sugar-phosphate isomerase — protein sequence MDVINYAKEIFDSEIEELKIVREKIDSEMIDVVNIILESKGKVVVTGIGKSGLIGKKIAATLASTGTYAVFMNSAEGLHGDLGMISKDDVVLAISNSGNSDEIVAILPSIKKIGAKIVAMTGNRNSKLGRAADKILNIGVKREGCPLNLAPMSSTTSTLVMGDALAAILIKMRDFKPENFALYHPGGSLGKRLLMRVSDVMHKDDKIPFCDKESSIDNVILVMTEKRLGAVCVMNGDLMVGIITEGDIRRALKRKEEFFNLKAKDIMTRNFTRVSEDSMAIDALELMENRESQISVLPVFKDVKLVGIVRVHDLLNVVGR from the coding sequence ATGGATGTAATTAATTATGCTAAAGAGATATTTGATTCAGAGATAGAAGAATTAAAAATAGTAAGAGAAAAAATTGATTCAGAGATGATAGATGTAGTTAATATAATTTTAGAATCAAAGGGAAAAGTAGTTGTAACAGGAATAGGAAAATCTGGACTAATTGGAAAAAAAATAGCAGCTACATTAGCATCAACAGGGACATATGCTGTTTTTATGAACTCTGCTGAGGGGTTACATGGAGATTTAGGAATGATCTCTAAAGATGATGTTGTTCTAGCTATTTCAAATAGTGGAAATAGTGATGAAATAGTTGCAATACTTCCATCTATAAAGAAAATTGGTGCTAAAATAGTTGCAATGACTGGAAATAGAAACTCAAAATTAGGAAGAGCAGCAGATAAAATTTTAAATATAGGAGTAAAAAGAGAGGGATGTCCTTTGAATTTAGCTCCAATGTCTTCAACAACAAGTACTCTTGTTATGGGAGATGCTCTAGCTGCAATCTTAATCAAGATGAGAGATTTTAAACCTGAAAACTTTGCTCTTTACCATCCAGGAGGAAGTTTAGGAAAAAGACTTTTAATGAGAGTCAGCGATGTAATGCATAAAGATGATAAGATTCCATTTTGTGATAAAGAGAGTAGCATAGACAATGTAATCTTAGTTATGACTGAAAAAAGATTAGGAGCAGTTTGTGTTATGAATGGTGATTTAATGGTAGGAATAATCACCGAAGGAGATATAAGAAGAGCTTTAAAGAGAAAAGAGGAGTTCTTTAATTTAAAGGCTAAAGATATAATGACAAGAAACTTTACAAGGGTAAGTGAAGATAGTATGGCTATTGATGCTCTTGAACTTATGGAGAATAGAGAGAGCCAAATCTCAGTTTTACCAGTATTTAAAGATGTAAAGTTAGTTGGAATTGTAAGGGTACATGATCTTTTAAATGTAGTAGGAAGATAA
- a CDS encoding transposase, with the protein MILAKKVRLYPTKEQEQKLWQSVGTARFIYNYTLAKQEENYRNGGKFISDGIIRKELTQLKKSELIWLNEVSNNVTKQAVKDACNAYKRFFKGLANKPKFKSRKKSKPSFYNDTSKLNVKEKKVLIEKVGWIKTNEQIPRNVKYNNPRITYDNKYWYISVGVEVDKKQEELTDISLGIDLGLKDLAVCSDGKVFKNINKTKKVKKLEKRLKQKQRQISRKYEMNKIKKEGGGSCQFIKTKNIEKLENTTKLIHRKLANIRNNYIHQVTTSIVKTKPYRIVIEDLNVSGMMKNKHLSDSVRKQCFHKFRQYIIYKTELNGIELIVADRFYPSSKTCSECGYIKKDLKLKDRIYKCPHCGVIIDRDYNASINLSMYKLA; encoded by the coding sequence ATGATACTTGCGAAGAAAGTTAGACTTTATCCAACTAAAGAGCAAGAACAAAAATTGTGGCAATCTGTTGGAACTGCTAGATTTATCTATAATTATACTCTTGCGAAACAGGAAGAAAATTATAGAAATGGTGGTAAATTTATTAGCGATGGAATTATCAGAAAAGAATTAACTCAATTAAAAAAGTCAGAACTAATTTGGTTAAATGAAGTATCAAATAATGTTACTAAGCAAGCTGTAAAAGACGCTTGTAATGCTTATAAAAGATTTTTCAAAGGTTTAGCAAATAAACCAAAATTTAAGAGTAGAAAGAAAAGTAAACCTAGTTTTTACAATGATACTTCAAAATTAAACGTTAAAGAGAAAAAAGTCTTAATTGAAAAAGTAGGTTGGATAAAAACAAATGAGCAAATACCAAGGAATGTTAAATATAATAATCCTAGAATTACTTATGATAATAAATACTGGTATATATCCGTAGGAGTGGAAGTTGATAAAAAGCAGGAAGAATTAACAGATATTTCATTAGGTATAGATTTAGGATTAAAAGACTTAGCTGTTTGTTCAGATGGAAAAGTTTTTAAAAATATTAATAAAACTAAAAAAGTTAAAAAGTTAGAAAAAAGATTAAAGCAGAAACAAAGACAAATTAGTAGAAAATATGAGATGAATAAAATTAAAAAAGAAGGGGGTGGAAGTTGCCAATTTATCAAAACTAAAAATATAGAAAAATTAGAAAATACAACAAAACTAATACATAGAAAATTAGCAAACATTCGAAACAACTATATCCATCAAGTTACAACAAGTATAGTGAAAACCAAACCATACAGAATTGTAATAGAAGATTTGAATGTTTCTGGAATGATGAAAAATAAACATTTGTCTGATTCAGTAAGAAAACAATGTTTTCACAAGTTTAGGCAGTATATAATCTATAAAACAGAACTAAATGGCATTGAATTAATAGTAGCAGATAGATTTTATCCATCATCAAAAACTTGTAGCGAGTGTGGTTATATAAAAAAAGATTTAAAACTAAAAGATAGAATTTACAAGTGTCCACATTGTGGAGTGATAATTGATAGAGATTATAATGCTTCAATAAATTTGTCTATGTATAAATTAGCATAA
- the kdsA gene encoding 3-deoxy-8-phosphooctulonate synthase gives MLINEVKKVKIGKDIEIGGNNRFALIAGPCVIESEELVMEVAGKIKAICDKLGIKYIFKASFDKANRSSIHSYRGPGIEEGLRILKKVKETYDVPVVTDVHEVWQCKKAAEVVDLLQIPAFLCRQTDLLIAAAETGLPVNVKKGQFLAPWDMKNVVTKMEESGNPQVMLCERGSTFGYNNMVVDMRSLLEMRKFGYPVVFDVTHAVQKPGGLGTATSGDREYVYPLMRAGLAIGVDAIFAEVHPSPEKALSDGPNMLYLSDLEEILKVAIKIDDLVKGR, from the coding sequence ATGCTAATTAACGAAGTAAAAAAAGTTAAAATTGGAAAAGATATTGAAATTGGTGGAAATAATAGATTTGCACTAATAGCTGGACCTTGTGTTATAGAATCTGAAGAGTTAGTTATGGAAGTTGCTGGAAAGATAAAAGCTATCTGTGATAAATTAGGAATAAAATATATTTTTAAAGCATCTTTTGATAAAGCAAATAGATCTTCTATCCACTCATATAGAGGACCTGGAATAGAAGAGGGATTAAGAATATTAAAAAAAGTTAAAGAAACATACGACGTACCAGTTGTTACTGATGTACATGAAGTATGGCAATGTAAAAAAGCTGCTGAGGTAGTAGACTTACTTCAAATACCAGCATTTTTATGTAGACAAACAGATCTTTTAATTGCAGCAGCTGAAACAGGACTTCCTGTAAATGTAAAAAAAGGACAATTTTTAGCTCCTTGGGATATGAAAAATGTAGTTACGAAGATGGAAGAAAGTGGAAATCCTCAAGTTATGTTATGTGAAAGAGGAAGTACATTTGGATATAACAATATGGTTGTAGATATGAGATCTCTTTTAGAAATGAGAAAATTTGGTTACCCAGTTGTATTTGATGTAACTCATGCTGTACAAAAACCAGGAGGATTAGGAACAGCTACTTCTGGAGATAGAGAGTATGTTTACCCTCTAATGAGAGCAGGACTTGCAATAGGAGTAGATGCAATATTTGCTGAGGTTCATCCTAGCCCAGAAAAAGCTCTATCAGATGGACCAAATATGCTTTATCTATCTGATTTAGAAGAGATATTAAAAGTGGCAATAAAAATAGATGACCTTGTAAAAGGAAGATAA
- a CDS encoding UDP-N-acetylmuramoyl-L-alanyl-D-glutamate--2,6-diaminopimelate ligase → MNKILAGLKYRVLKEKNENQVYTGIEYDSRKIKEGNIFVALEGAVVDGHNYIEQAVKNGATCILVSKEVETKFPVEYILVEDLRKNLGIVASKFYDYPQKNLKIIGITGTNGKTTTTYLLESILGSENVSRIGTVEYKIGDEIIEAPNTTPESLDIVKMCKKSVEKGIKYMIMEVSSHALALGRVDMLEFDVTMFTNLTLDHLDFHKDMEDYFQAKRKLFTMMKKDCENNCVINIDDLYGKRLSFDFGGIAYGMYNEGRAKGKILEFHGDGQEVEIKIDNFTTKIKLSILGRYNMYNVLGAISVAVLLGIDIETIIEKIKGAKGAPGRYELVNCGQDFGVIVDYCHTGDALENILKSINELKRGRVITVFGCGGDRDASKRPIMGGIAENLSDLAIVTSDNPRTEEPQKIIDDILVGMKKDNHIVILDRDEAISKAIELAEKNDIILLAGKGHETYQILGRKKIHFDDREIARREIIRKKQEK, encoded by the coding sequence ATGAATAAAATATTAGCAGGATTAAAATATAGAGTTTTAAAAGAGAAAAATGAAAATCAAGTTTATACAGGAATTGAATATGATTCAAGAAAAATAAAAGAGGGAAATATATTTGTTGCATTAGAAGGTGCAGTTGTAGATGGACATAACTATATAGAACAAGCAGTAAAAAATGGTGCAACTTGTATATTAGTTTCTAAAGAGGTAGAAACTAAATTTCCAGTTGAATATATTTTAGTGGAAGATTTGAGAAAAAATTTAGGGATCGTAGCCTCAAAATTTTATGATTATCCACAAAAAAATCTAAAAATAATAGGAATTACAGGTACTAATGGAAAGACAACAACAACTTATCTTCTTGAATCTATTTTAGGTAGTGAAAATGTATCAAGAATAGGAACTGTTGAATATAAAATAGGAGATGAGATAATAGAAGCTCCTAATACAACTCCAGAATCATTAGATATTGTAAAGATGTGCAAAAAATCTGTGGAAAAAGGCATAAAATATATGATTATGGAGGTTAGTTCACATGCTTTAGCTCTAGGAAGAGTAGATATGCTAGAGTTTGATGTGACTATGTTTACTAACTTGACTTTAGATCACTTAGATTTTCACAAGGATATGGAGGATTATTTCCAAGCTAAGAGAAAACTTTTTACAATGATGAAAAAAGATTGTGAAAATAATTGTGTAATCAATATTGATGATCTTTATGGAAAAAGATTATCTTTTGACTTTGGTGGAATTGCTTATGGAATGTACAACGAAGGAAGAGCTAAAGGGAAGATACTAGAGTTTCATGGAGATGGACAAGAGGTAGAAATAAAAATAGATAATTTTACAACTAAGATAAAGTTATCTATTTTAGGAAGATACAATATGTATAATGTTCTTGGGGCTATTTCAGTAGCTGTATTATTGGGAATAGATATAGAAACAATAATAGAGAAGATAAAGGGAGCAAAGGGAGCACCAGGAAGATATGAGCTTGTAAATTGTGGACAAGATTTTGGAGTAATTGTAGATTATTGTCACACTGGAGATGCTCTTGAAAATATTTTAAAAAGTATAAATGAATTAAAAAGAGGAAGAGTAATAACTGTTTTTGGTTGTGGTGGAGATAGAGATGCTAGTAAAAGACCGATAATGGGTGGAATTGCTGAAAATTTAAGTGATCTAGCAATAGTTACATCAGATAACCCTAGAACAGAAGAGCCTCAAAAAATAATAGATGATATATTAGTTGGAATGAAAAAAGATAATCATATAGTTATCTTAGATAGAGATGAGGCAATTTCAAAAGCGATAGAATTAGCAGAAAAAAATGATATAATTCTATTAGCTGGAAAAGGGCATGAAACTTATCAAATTCTTGGAAGAAAGAAGATTCATTTTGATGATAGAGAGATTGCAAGACGTGAGATTATAAGAAAAAAACAGGAAAAATAA
- a CDS encoding uracil-DNA glycosylase, translated as MVNIGNDWDEILKDEFQKEYYQNLRKFLISEYRSRTIYPKPDDIFSALKLTSFKDCKVLILGQDPYHGPNQAHGLAFSVNIGIKTPPSLQNMYKELKEELGTYIPNNGYLVPWAKQGILLLNTALTVRAGEANSHSKIGWEIFTDNIIKYLNEREEPVIFVLWGANARKKIKFIDQKKHYILEAAHPSPLSAWNGFFGCGHFKKINSILKSLGKEEIDWQIENV; from the coding sequence ATGGTAAATATAGGAAATGATTGGGATGAGATATTAAAAGATGAATTTCAAAAAGAGTATTATCAAAATTTGAGAAAGTTTTTAATAAGTGAATATAGAAGTAGAACTATCTATCCTAAGCCAGATGATATTTTTTCAGCTTTGAAATTAACAAGTTTTAAAGATTGTAAAGTTTTAATTTTAGGGCAAGATCCATATCATGGACCAAATCAAGCTCATGGATTGGCATTTTCTGTAAATATTGGAATCAAAACACCCCCATCTTTACAAAATATGTATAAAGAGTTAAAGGAGGAGCTAGGAACATATATACCTAATAATGGATACCTAGTTCCTTGGGCAAAACAAGGGATACTTCTTCTTAATACAGCTTTAACAGTTAGAGCAGGAGAAGCTAACTCTCATTCAAAAATAGGATGGGAAATTTTTACTGATAATATAATAAAGTATTTAAATGAGAGAGAAGAGCCAGTAATATTTGTATTATGGGGAGCTAATGCTAGAAAAAAAATAAAATTTATTGATCAGAAAAAACATTATATTTTAGAAGCAGCTCATCCAAGTCCTCTTTCAGCATGGAATGGTTTTTTCGGTTGTGGACACTTTAAAAAGATAAATAGTATACTAAAATCGTTAGGAAAAGAGGAAATTGATTGGCAAATTGAAAATGTTTAA
- a CDS encoding TIGR03960 family B12-binding radical SAM protein: MRVNLDKYLLKVEKPAQYLGNEINSIHKDEFKTRMCLFFPDIYEVGMSNLGIRILYSLMNRVEGFSLERGFAPMEDMENIMRENNIPMFSLESKTPLKEFDMVGFSLSYEMCYPNVLNALDLAGIPLEREKRGEEYPLIMAGGTCMMNPKPMEKFLDFIVIGDGEDVMVEIAKRMVANSDKTKMEKLQLIEDLDGVYIPALHKGKKKIRRAIVEDLEKTEFYDNQLVPYINIVHDRASVEIQRGCTRGCRFCQAGIVYRPARERSLTRNCELIEKMIRNTGYSEISLSSLSSSDYSRIDELIKKLKSKYENKNLGISLPSLRMNPYSVQVADDISGGKRTGFTFAPEAGSQRLRDIINKGVEEADVLDTAEAAIRGKWENLKFYFMIGLPYETDEDVAAIYDLATKVLKRCLPISKRINVTVSVSNFVPKPHTPFQWAEQMDMEEMKRKHKILRDLFKGSKHCTLRIHDSKKSYLEGLLSRGDERTGDLIQRAFEMGAKLDDYRDNYDIWIGAAQDLGIEEKTYLGARELDQELPWDMVDIGVDKCFLVRENEKAREGALTPDCRKQCSGCGMKKRFPNCLKIAEN; encoded by the coding sequence ATGAGAGTAAATTTAGATAAATACTTATTAAAAGTAGAGAAACCAGCACAATATTTAGGAAATGAGATAAATAGTATCCATAAAGATGAATTTAAAACTAGAATGTGTCTATTTTTTCCAGATATTTATGAAGTAGGAATGTCAAATCTAGGGATAAGAATTCTATATAGCTTAATGAATAGAGTAGAAGGATTCTCTTTAGAGAGAGGGTTTGCTCCAATGGAAGATATGGAAAATATAATGAGAGAAAACAATATTCCTATGTTTTCATTAGAGAGTAAAACTCCATTAAAAGAGTTTGATATGGTAGGATTTTCACTATCTTATGAGATGTGCTATCCAAATGTATTAAATGCTCTTGATTTAGCAGGAATACCATTAGAGAGAGAAAAAAGAGGAGAAGAGTATCCATTAATTATGGCAGGGGGAACTTGTATGATGAACCCAAAACCTATGGAGAAATTCTTAGACTTCATCGTTATAGGAGATGGAGAAGATGTAATGGTAGAGATTGCAAAGAGAATGGTTGCAAACTCTGATAAAACAAAGATGGAAAAATTACAATTAATAGAAGATCTTGATGGAGTATATATTCCAGCACTTCACAAAGGAAAGAAAAAAATAAGAAGAGCTATAGTTGAAGATTTAGAGAAAACAGAGTTTTATGATAATCAATTAGTACCATACATAAATATTGTACATGATAGAGCATCTGTTGAAATTCAAAGAGGATGTACTAGAGGATGTAGATTCTGTCAAGCAGGTATAGTATATAGACCAGCTAGAGAGAGAAGTTTAACTAGAAACTGTGAATTAATAGAGAAAATGATAAGAAATACTGGATATTCAGAAATCTCTCTATCTTCATTGAGTAGTAGTGATTATAGTAGAATAGATGAGCTTATAAAAAAACTAAAAAGTAAATATGAAAATAAAAACCTAGGAATTTCTCTACCATCATTGAGAATGAACCCTTATTCAGTCCAAGTTGCTGATGATATAAGTGGAGGAAAGAGAACAGGATTTACTTTTGCCCCAGAAGCAGGATCTCAAAGATTGAGAGATATAATAAATAAAGGTGTAGAGGAAGCAGATGTTTTAGATACTGCTGAAGCTGCAATAAGAGGAAAATGGGAAAACTTAAAATTCTATTTTATGATAGGATTACCATATGAAACTGATGAAGATGTAGCAGCAATCTATGATTTAGCAACAAAAGTATTAAAAAGATGCTTACCTATTAGTAAAAGAATAAATGTAACAGTAAGTGTATCAAACTTTGTTCCAAAACCTCATACTCCTTTCCAATGGGCAGAGCAAATGGATATGGAAGAGATGAAGAGAAAACATAAGATTTTAAGAGATCTATTTAAAGGGTCAAAACATTGCACTCTTAGAATACATGATAGTAAAAAATCTTATCTTGAAGGATTATTATCAAGAGGAGATGAAAGAACAGGAGATTTAATTCAAAGAGCCTTTGAAATGGGAGCTAAACTAGATGATTATAGAGATAACTATGATATCTGGATAGGGGCAGCTCAAGATTTAGGAATAGAGGAAAAAACTTATCTTGGAGCTAGAGAGTTAGATCAAGAATTACCTTGGGATATGGTAGATATTGGAGTAGATAAGTGCTTCTTAGTTAGAGAGAATGAAAAAGCTAGAGAGGGAGCTTTAACACCTGATTGTAGAAAACAATGTTCAGGTTGTGGAATGAAAAAGAGATTTCCTAATTGTTTAAAAATAGCAGAAAATTAA